Sequence from the Sphingobacteriaceae bacterium GW460-11-11-14-LB5 genome:
TTTTTATCGATAAACATGAGGCCATAACCAATCACTGCGAAAAGTCCATCTGGTTTCAGTGTTCTTTTAACCTCGGCATAAAATGCTTCGAAGTTAAACCAATGGATAGCCTGTGCTACCGTAATTAAATCAAAACTATCATTACCAACCGAGCTTTGTTCTGCGGGTTCAACTTTGTAGGTGATATTCGGTAACTGTAAGGCATTTTTTAGTTGGTTCTCGCTGATATCTGTCGCATAAACCGCATTAAAATGCTGGGCCAATACGCGTGCAACTTGTCCGTTCCCTGTAGCGCAATCCCATGCTGTTTCTTTGTTTTTTATCAGTGAAAACAGATAATCGTATAATTCCTGCGGATAAGTTGGTCTGTAGATAGCGTAGTCGGCAGATTGGGTAGAAAAGTTATCTTTCATTTTATTAATGATTGAGTGCTGAATGAGAGCAGGAGCGAATGCCATCAGAATAACGCTGCGCTTTCTTTATAAAATTATTATATTTTTGATTAACAAAGGTGTTAACGTTAAGTTTCATTCACTCATTCAAAATCCACTCCATCACTCATTCTCTATTATGGAAAAAACAATACATCAGAACGAAATTAAGGATGTAGAATATCGGTTAAAATCTATTTTTGGTGGTTCGGTTGGTAATCTTGT
This genomic interval carries:
- a CDS encoding SAM-dependent methyltransferase produces the protein MKDNFSTQSADYAIYRPTYPQELYDYLFSLIKNKETAWDCATGNGQVARVLAQHFNAVYATDISENQLKNALQLPNITYKVEPAEQSSVGNDSFDLITVAQAIHWFNFEAFYAEVKRTLKPDGLFAVIGYGLMFIDKKVDKAVHKLYEDILGKYWDSERRYIEEGYKTIPFPFEEITAPHFQIKSTWNFNQLIGYLNTWSSLQHYKKVNERNPLEYMFTELKEAWGDDAEKNVHFPVLLRIGR